The following proteins come from a genomic window of Astatotilapia calliptera chromosome 11, fAstCal1.2, whole genome shotgun sequence:
- the LOC113032545 gene encoding sialic acid-binding Ig-like lectin 10 isoform X1, with protein sequence MFVLIWATILLSVCAETVTSQQCSGQYCIALSETLTAEAGLCVVIPCSFATGFGFTPKHIVWYKCEAYSRCDYDHQIIFHSNKNNIRVQYGFEGRVSLLEPDIRQNNCSIIINDLKESDSGLYRIRVNGELNRREDGFASIQRTTVSVEGLSQKPRVKLPTLTEGQQATLTCTAPGLCSGSVPEITWTWRGAGGTESYITGSSTSFRTKTLTAFTQRHISTLTFNSSAEHHNTNVTCKIRFAGEKITEAGSTLKVNHVKEVNITGGTNVKEGETLNLICSVESFPPSLIMWSKLGSDITLHNDTGSATLYIINATTEHSGQYVCTAKHMNNILQENINITVIYIRTPQIIGNTIIKEGDVLNLTCSVESFPPSLIMWSKLGSDITLHNDTGSATLYIINGTTGHSGQYVCTAKHMNNTLQDNINITVMYIRTPQITGNTIIKEGEVLNLTCSVESFPPALIMWRDLSSKTNSKDTGAYTDLQNDSGSATLVIQNVTAEDSGQYTCTATHPDTTVTSSVSVIVSWFSKIQDVSECVLQAEVLTCVCISEGFPLPTIKWPLLGNHKEYAIKTTVSNHTVNSTVSLKVKNYGNSTVECVSNNEKGEAKKNLMIRSVSDTVADSSVLNVGYLEIIIAFLIGVVLSAVVCCLIKKCSRKKTKNSGNLDETLEMVTSQDDPQHIYDGQETQDNQSNPQEEVEDESVAAEKDVPEISGAPQEVEYADIDFSLLKRNSKSERKQESTKTEYAEIKKAIKDKQEDKMVKGEEEEMMTEMDLKQSELEKEKEEDEPVYSTVNDVIDKI encoded by the exons ATGTTTGTTCTGATCTGGGCGACTATCcttttgagtgtgtgtgctgaaaCAG TCACATCACAACAATGCAGTGGACAATACTGCATCGCACTTAGTGAGACACTAACAGCAGAGGCTGGACTCTGTGTTGTGATCCCGTGTTCTTTCGCTACTGGTTTTGGATTTACACCCAAACATATAGTTTGGTACAAATGTGAAGCATATTCAAGATGTGACTATGATCATCAAATAATATttcacagcaacaaaaacaatatccGTGTTCAGTATGGCTTTGAAGGACGTGTGTCACTCTTAGAGCCTGATATAAGACAGAACAACTGCAGCATCATCATTAATGATCTCAAAGAGTCGGATTCTGGATTGTATCGGATCAGAGTTAATGGTGAACTGAATCGGAGAGAAGATGGATTTGCATCTATTCAAAGGACAACTGTCTCAGTTGAAG GTCTTAGTCAGAAACCCAGAGTTAAGCTTCCCACACTGACTGAGGGACAGCAGGCCACACTGACCTGCACTGCTCCTGGTCTCTGCTCTGGATCTGTTCCTGAAATCACCTGGACATGGAGAGGAGCAGGAGGGACTGAATCTTACATTACAGGAAGCAGCACTTCTTTCAGGACTAAAACTCTAACTGctttcacacaaagacacatttcAACTCTGACTTTCAACTCCTCTGCTGAACACCACAACACCAATGTCACCTGTAAAATCCGCTTCGCTGGGGAAAAAATTACGGAGGCGGGTTCAACTTTAAAAGTAAACC ATGTTAAGGAAGTTAACATCACTGGGGGCACAAACGTGAAGGAGGGTGAAACTCTGAACCTGATCTGCAGTGTTGAAAGTTTTCCTCCATCTCTGATTATGTGGTCTAAACTTGGTTCTGATATAACCCTGCACAATGACACTGGATCAGCCACACTCTACATAATTAATGCTACAACTGAACATTCTGGACAGTACGTCTGTACAGCAAAACATATGAACAATATCCTGCAGGAAAACATCAATATAACAGTGATAT ATATAAGGACACCTCAAATCATTGGGAATACAATCATAAAGGAGGGAGATGTTCTGAATCtgacctgcagtgttgaaagtTTTCCTCCATCTCTGATTATGTGGTCTAAACTTGGTTCTGATATAACCCTTCACAATGACACTGGATCAGCCACACTCTACATAATTAATGGTAcaactggacattctggacagtACGTCTGTACAGCAAAGCATATGAACAATACCCTGCAGGACAACATCAACATAACAGTGATGT ATATAAGGACACCTCAAATCACTGGGAATACAATCATAAAGGAGGGAGAAGTTCTGAATCtgacctgcagtgttgaaagtTTTCCTCCAGCCCTTATCATGTGGAGAGACCTTAGctctaaaacaaacagcaaagatACTGGAGCTTACACTGACCTGCAAAATGACAGTGGCTCAGCTACACTTGTCATCCAGAATGTGACAGCAGAAGATTCGGGACAGTACACCTGCACAGCAACACATCCAGACACAACTGTAACATCATCTGTCAGTGTGATTGTGTCTT ggttttcaaaGATCCAGGATGTCTCTGAATGTGTGCTTCAAGCAGAGGTTTTGACCTGTGTGTGTATCAGTGAAGGGTTTCCTTTACCTACCATCAAATGGCCGCTCCTTGGAAACCACAAAGAGTACGCTATCAAAACGACTGTGTCAAATCACACAGTCAACAGCACTGTCAGTCTAAAGGTAAAAAACTATGGCAACAGCACTGTTGAATGTGTGAGCAACAATGAAAAgggagaagcaaaaaaaaatctaatgatccgAAGTGTCTCCGATACAGTGG CTGACTCATCGGTTTTGAACGTGGGATATTTAGAAATCATCATTGCCTTTTTGATTGGAGTAGTTCTTTCTGCAGTTGTTTGCTGTTTgattaaaaaatgttcaag aaaaaaaacaaagaattctggaAATTTGGATGAGACTTTGGAGATGGTAACAAGTCAAGACGATCCACAG CACATATATGATGGtcaagaaacacaagacaatCAGTCCAACCCACAAGAAGAAGTTGAAGATGAAAGTGTGGCAGCAGAGAAAGACGTGCCTGAAATCAGCGGTGCTCCGCAAGAAGTGGAGTATGCAGACATTGATTTTTCCCTATTGAAAAGAAACAGCAAGTCAGAGAGAAAGCAAGAAAGCACAAAGACGGAGTATGCTGAAATTAAGAAAGCAataaaagacaaacaggaagatAAAATGGTGAAgggcgaggaggaggagatgatgacaGAGATGGACCTGAAACAGTCTGAACtagaaaaggagaaagaggaagacgagCCAGTGTACTCCACTGTGAATGATGTAATCGACAAAATTTGA
- the LOC113032545 gene encoding sialic acid-binding Ig-like lectin 11 isoform X2 — MFVLIWASFFLCKRVSNAETVTSQQCSGQYCIALSETLTAEAGLCVVIPCSFTTGFGFTPKHIVWYKCEAYSRCDYDHEIIFHSNKNNIRVQYGFEGRVSLLEPDIRQNNCSIIINDLKESDSGLYRIRVNGERKWREDGFASIQKTTVSVEGLSQKPRVKLPTLTEGQQATLTCVAPGLCSGSVPEITWTWRGAGGTESYITGSSTSFRTKTLTAFTQRHISTLTFNSSAEHHNTNVTCKIRFTGEKTTEEASTLKVNYVKEVNITGGTNVKEGETLNLTCSVESFPPSLIMWSKLGSDITLHNDTGSATLSIINATTEHSGQYVCTAKHMNNILQENIDITVMYVKEVNITGGTNVKEGETLNLICSVESFPPSLIMWSKLGSDITLHNDTGSATLYIINATTEHSGQYVCTAKHMNNILQENINITVIYIRTPQIIGNTIIKEGDVLNLTCSVESFPPSLIMWSKLGSDITLHNDTGSATLYIINGTTGHSGQYVCTAKHMNNTLQDNINITVMYIRTPQITGNTIIKEGEVLNLTCSVESFPPALIMWRDLSSKTNSKDTGAYTDLQNDSGSATLVIQNVTAEDSGQYTCTATHPDTTVTSSVSVIVSWFSKIQDVSECVLQAEVLTCVCISEGFPLPTIKWPLLGNHKEYAIKTTVSNHTVNSTVSLKVKNYGNSTVECVSNNEKGEAKKNLMIRSVSDTVADSSVLNVGYLEIIIAFLIGVVLSAVVCCLIKKCSRKKTKNSGNLDETLEMVTSQDDPQHIYDGQETQDNQSNPQEEVEDESVAAEKDVPEISGAPQEVEYADIDFSLLKRNSKSERKQESTKTEYAEIKKAIKDKQEDKMVKGEEEEMMTEMDLKQSELEKEKEEDEPVYSTVNDVIDKI, encoded by the exons ATGTTTGTTCTGATctgggcatctttctttttgtgtaaaAGAGTCAGTAATGCTGAAACAG TCACATCACAACAATGCAGTGGACAATACTGCATCGCACTTAGTGAGACACTAACAGCAGAGGCTGGACTCTGTGTTGTGATCCCGTGTTCTTTCACTACTGGTTTTGGATTTACACCCAAACATATAGTTTGGTACAAATGTGAAGCATATTCAAGATGTGACTATGATCAcgaaataatatttcacagcaacaaaaacaatatccGTGTTCAGTATGGCTTTGAAGGACGTGTGTCACTCTTAGAGCCTGATATAAGACAGAACAACTGCAGCATCATCATTAATGATCTCAAAGAGTCGGATTCTGGATTGTATCGGATCAGAGTTAATGGTGAACGGAAATGGAGAGAAGATGGATTTGCATCTATTCAAAAGACAACTGTCTCAGTTGAAG GTCTTAGTCAGAAACCCAGAGTTAAGCTTCCCACACTGACAGAGGGACAGCAGGCCACACTGACCTGTGTTGCTCCTGGTCTCTGCTCTGGATCTGTTCCTGAAATCACCTGGACATGGAGAGGAGCAGGAGGGACTGAATCTTACATTACAGGAAGCAGCACTTCTTTCAGGACTAAAACTCTAACTGctttcacacaaagacacatttcAACTCTGACTTTCAACTCCTCTGCTGAACACCACAACACCAATGTCACCTGTAAAATCCGCTTCACTGGAGAAAAAACTACGGAGGAGGCTTCAACTTTAAAAGTAAACT ATGTTAAGGAAGTTAACATCACTGGGGGCACAAATGTGAAGGAGGGTGAAACTCTGAATCtgacctgcagtgttgaaagtTTTCCTCCATCTCTGATTATGTGGTCTAAACTTGGTTCTGATATAACCCTGCACAATGACACTGGATCAGCCACACTCTCCATAATTAATGCTACAACTGAACATTCTGGACAGTACGTCTGTACAGCAAAGCATATGAACAATATCCTGCAGGAAAACATCGATATAACAGTGATGT ATGTTAAGGAAGTTAACATCACTGGGGGCACAAACGTGAAGGAGGGTGAAACTCTGAACCTGATCTGCAGTGTTGAAAGTTTTCCTCCATCTCTGATTATGTGGTCTAAACTTGGTTCTGATATAACCCTGCACAATGACACTGGATCAGCCACACTCTACATAATTAATGCTACAACTGAACATTCTGGACAGTACGTCTGTACAGCAAAACATATGAACAATATCCTGCAGGAAAACATCAATATAACAGTGATAT ATATAAGGACACCTCAAATCATTGGGAATACAATCATAAAGGAGGGAGATGTTCTGAATCtgacctgcagtgttgaaagtTTTCCTCCATCTCTGATTATGTGGTCTAAACTTGGTTCTGATATAACCCTTCACAATGACACTGGATCAGCCACACTCTACATAATTAATGGTAcaactggacattctggacagtACGTCTGTACAGCAAAGCATATGAACAATACCCTGCAGGACAACATCAACATAACAGTGATGT ATATAAGGACACCTCAAATCACTGGGAATACAATCATAAAGGAGGGAGAAGTTCTGAATCtgacctgcagtgttgaaagtTTTCCTCCAGCCCTTATCATGTGGAGAGACCTTAGctctaaaacaaacagcaaagatACTGGAGCTTACACTGACCTGCAAAATGACAGTGGCTCAGCTACACTTGTCATCCAGAATGTGACAGCAGAAGATTCGGGACAGTACACCTGCACAGCAACACATCCAGACACAACTGTAACATCATCTGTCAGTGTGATTGTGTCTT ggttttcaaaGATCCAGGATGTCTCTGAATGTGTGCTTCAAGCAGAGGTTTTGACCTGTGTGTGTATCAGTGAAGGGTTTCCTTTACCTACCATCAAATGGCCGCTCCTTGGAAACCACAAAGAGTACGCTATCAAAACGACTGTGTCAAATCACACAGTCAACAGCACTGTCAGTCTAAAGGTAAAAAACTATGGCAACAGCACTGTTGAATGTGTGAGCAACAATGAAAAgggagaagcaaaaaaaaatctaatgatccgAAGTGTCTCCGATACAGTGG CTGACTCATCGGTTTTGAACGTGGGATATTTAGAAATCATCATTGCCTTTTTGATTGGAGTAGTTCTTTCTGCAGTTGTTTGCTGTTTgattaaaaaatgttcaag aaaaaaaacaaagaattctggaAATTTGGATGAGACTTTGGAGATGGTAACAAGTCAAGACGATCCACAG CACATATATGATGGtcaagaaacacaagacaatCAGTCCAACCCACAAGAAGAAGTTGAAGATGAAAGTGTGGCAGCAGAGAAAGACGTGCCTGAAATCAGCGGTGCTCCGCAAGAAGTGGAGTATGCAGACATTGATTTTTCCCTATTGAAAAGAAACAGCAAGTCAGAGAGAAAGCAAGAAAGCACAAAGACGGAGTATGCTGAAATTAAGAAAGCAataaaagacaaacaggaagatAAAATGGTGAAgggcgaggaggaggagatgatgacaGAGATGGACCTGAAACAGTCTGAACtagaaaaggagaaagaggaagacgagCCAGTGTACTCCACTGTGAATGATGTAATCGACAAAATTTGA